From the Deinococcus aetherius genome, the window GTGGTCGACCACGACGATCAATTCGTGGGGAGGCGGCGTCTGGGCCTGGACTGAGCCCACCGCCGCCCGCAACTCCGCCCAGCGTTCCTCGGTGTGAGCGCAGATGACGACCGAGGCACGCGGGGGGGCGCCGACCGGGAAAGCGGACGCCTGTTCGCGCCTACTGGGCATGGGCGGATCGCGCGGGGGCGCGGCGCGGCGCACGTCTGAAAAACCGTTCGCGCAAGATCACCTTGAAGATGCGCCAGCCGTCCCGCGCGGCGTGGAGGTTGCTCGTCCCGTACAGGCGCGGGTGCTCGAAGCTGTGCACCTCGACGACGCGCAGCCCCGCCCTCAGGGCGCGGATGCCCATCAGCGTCTCGATCTCGAAGCCGTCGCTGTCGAGGTCCAGCTCGGGCAGGACCGAGCGCCAGAAGGCGTTGTAGCCGTAGCACAGGTCCGAGTAGCGCCCGCCGAACAACGTGCGCACGGCCCAAGTGATGCAGGCGTTGCCGAGGCCGCGAATGCGCGAGATGTCGTCTGTGCCCGCCCCTTGCAGAAAGCGCGAGCCTTTGACGAAGTCGGCGCCCGCGCGAAGGTGCCGGACGAACGTGCCGATCTCGCCGGGGTCGGTGCTCCCGTCGGCGTCGATCATGACCACAATGTCCCCGGTCGCTGCGGCGAAACCGGCGCGCAGCGCGTTGCCCTTGCCCCGTCCCGGCTGCGGAATGACGCGGATGCCCGGCAGCAGCCCGTAGGCCACCGCGACGGTCCCGTCCGTGGAGTGGCCGTCCACCAGAATCACCTCGTCCACCCAGGCGGGAATGGCGGGCAGCACGTGAGGGAGGTTGTCCGCCTCGTTCATCGCGGGCACTACCACGCTGACGGTCGGTCTGGCGCCGGCGCTCTTGCTGGCGTGGATTCCGAGGGGGGCAGCCGGACGTCTGGACACAGTCATTACACTCCTGTCACCGCCTCGCCAGGGACAGCCCAACACGCTGCCAGGACGGCGCGGCGCGGAGGCCGGGTCTTAGCACCGGGGACGTTGCGGTTGGCGGTCAAGCGCGGCGGTCCTGGCAGTGCACGCCACACAGCAAGAAGGACACAGCACGGTTGGCAATTGCGCCATTGAAGGCGTTCTTGCAACCAGGCTGTCAGGTGAACGATAAGCGGGACTTTCTGGAAGCTCGACGTGAAGTTTTGCACGGTCGCACTCGTGCGAAAAATGATTAAGGCACATTTAACTCGTTCTTAAGCATCTCTAACTTGAGACAAAAAAGGGCACATAGCGGTATGCAACTTGGACGGGTTTGGATCGCCGGGTTTTCACAGGTGGGTTCTGCCAAGCCGGACAGGAGGCCGGGAGGTTCAAGCCGCTTCTTCACAGAGGTGGGAATGCCGCCTGGCTCGGGGCGGGACGAGGCGATCCAGCCGGAGGGGGCAAGGGGCCGTCCCGTCAACCCATCACAGCGGCGCGAAGGGTGAGCTCTGCGGGGCGCCGAAGAGGCGCTGGTGGTACTGGGAGGCCTGCGCGTCCGTCATGTCGGCGATGAAGTCGCACACGATCCGGGCCCGGGCCCGCTCGGAGGGGCTTTGCCTCAGGCTCTCGCGCACCTCGCGGGGGAGCACCGCCGCGCGCACGTCGTCGAGGTCGCCCATCGCCGTCTCCAGCAGCAGGCCGAAGAGATCGGTGATCGTGCCGGTGGCCTGCCGGGCGTACACCCCGGTGCGCTGGTCGCGCAAGATGAGTTCCTGGGTGATCGCCTTGAGAACCGCGCACTCCAGCCGCACCTCGGACGGCAGGGCGAGCGTGAAGTCGAAAGCACTCCTCGGCGTGCCGTGCGTCTCGATGTTCGTGGCCGTCACGAAGCGGTTGACGTAGGCGGCCTCCACCTCGCGCACTCGGGCGGTGGCGGGCGCGATGCTCGTGCCGTCGTCGAGCCGGGCGTGCAGCACGCGCAGCACCGACCCCACGAAGTCCTCGTCGAGTTCGGGGTGGGCCCGCCGCGCCCGCTCGGTCACCCGGGAGACCGCCTCGCCCGTCACGAGCGCGTGGTGCGACAGCAGGCCGCTGCGGATGCCGTCTTCGAGGTCGTGCAGGCTGTAGGCGATGTCGTCCGCCCAGTCCATGATCTGGCAGATCACGCTGCGCGGGAGGGGGTCCTCGCCGCCCAGCTCGCCCCCGTACAGCCAGCCCCCGTCGAGGCGGGCGTCATCCTCGTACATCGCGGGCACGCCGCCGCGCCCGCCGGGGTACTTCAGCACGCCGAGCAGGGTCGCCCGGGTGACGTTCACGCCGGGGTGCCGGGTGGTGAGGGGCTCTAACCGGGTCAGGATGCGGTACGTCTGCGCGTTGCCCTCGAAGCCGCCGTAGGGCCGCATGCAGGCGTGCAGGGCGTCCTCCCCGTTGTGCCCGAAGGGCGGGTGCCCGAGGTCGTGCGCGAGTGCGGCCGCCTCGGCGAGCCCACCGGGCAGCCCGTGGTTGGTGGCGATGGCGCGGGCGATCTGCGCGACCTCCATCGCGTGCGTGACCCGCGTGCGCAGGAAGCCCGACCACCCCGCCGCGAAGATCTGGCTCTTGCCCTGGAGGCGGCGAAAGGCGCTGGAGTGGATGACGCGCGCCCGGTCGCGCTCGTAGGGGTCACGGCGGTCACCCTCCGCCCCCGTCGCCTCGCTGAGGTAGCGGCGCTCGGTGTCGTGGGCGTTGAACCAGTCGTAGATGGCGGCCAGCACACCCCAGGATAGCGCCGGGCGGTCCCCTTCCCCTTCACGGTCGTGGGACGCAGGCCACCGGCATCGGAGCCGTGCCCGCCGCCGGGCACCAGCCCACCCCGGCGCGGGACTGGACGCCGGGAGCGTTGGCCGATAGCCCGTGGGAGAGGGCAGCGACCCCCACCAGGGCGAGGACGCCCAGGAGCAGCCATCCCGGCCGGGTCACGCGCGGCGTCATCCTCATCCCCACACGATACGGCAGGCCGGGCGGTCACGTTCCCGGAGAGGCCCGGGGCCGGTGTATGCTGCGCGGGCAACCGCAATTTCCCCGGGAGGCCCGCCGTCCGCTCCCGGTTTCCTCCCCCCTCGTTCCCCGTTGGAGGTTCACCGATGTCTGTCCTGTCCTGGCGTTCCTGTCTGCTGGCCCTGTCCTCGCTGCTCGCCCTGGGCGGCGGGGCACCGGCCCAGACCGCTTCCCCCACCTCGACCAGCCCGGCCTACCCCGGCGCCCCACGCCCGGACGCCCCCGAGCTGAGTGCGCGCGGCCCACACGCGGTGGGAGTGCGAACCCTCTCGCTCGTGCGGCGGGACGTGCCGGACATCGCGCGGGCGGCGGCCATGTCACCCGCGCCCAACCCGCTCCCGCGCTACGACCGCCCGCTCACCGTGGAGGTGTGGTACCCGGCCACCCTGGCCGCCGGGCAGGCGCAGGCCACCGAGTACCGGGACGCGCTGGGCAGCGGGCCCGGGGACCCGAAGCGGCCCGTCGTGCCCTTCACCTTTCCGGGGCGGGCTGCCCGCGACGCCGCGCCCGCCGCTCAGGGTGGTCCCTACCCGCTCGTCATCTTCTCGCACGGGTACCCCGGCAGCCGCTACCTGATGAGCCGCCTCGCCGAGAACCTGGCGAGCAAGGGCTACGTGGTGGCCTCCATCGACCACACCGACAGCACCCACGCCGACAAGGCGGCCTTCGCCAGCACCCTCCTCAACCGCGCCCCGGACGACCAGGCGGTGCTCGACGGGGTGGCGGCCCTGGCCTCGGCCGGAAGCGGTTTCCTGCGCGGCCTCGTGGACGCGAACAACACGGCGCTGGTGGGCTACAGCATGGGGGGCTACGGGGCGCTCAACTTCGCGGGCGCGGGCTTCGCCCCCCAGGTGCTCGGCTTCGTGCCGGGCGGGGCGCTCGCCTCGCGCGGGGTGGGGGCCTACCGGGTGGACCCGCGCCTCAAGGCGGTCGTGGCCTTCGCCCCCTGGGGCGGGGACGCCGCCGTGCGGTCGGCGGGCATCAACAACGCGGCCCGCTTCGGCTTCTGGGACGCCGCCGGGCTGGGCGGCCTGCGGGTCCCGACCCTCTTCATCGTGGGCGACCACGACGACGTGTCCGGTTACGAGGGTGGGGTGAAGGCCCTCTTCGAGAACGCGGTGAACGCCGACCGCCACCTGCTCGTGTACCAGAACGCCCGCCACAACGTCGCGCCCAACCCGCCCCCGGCGGCGAGCCTGGGGAAGCCCGAGGAGTACGCCCACTACGCCGAGCCCGTCTGGGACATGGAGCGCCTGAACGACCTCAACGCGCACTTCGTCACGGCCTTCCTGAACCTGCGCCTCAAGGGCGACGCCGGGGCCGCCGCCTACCTCGACGGCACCTCCTGGAAGGGGTTCCCGGCCCGCAGCGCGCTCGGCATCGAGCTGCGCCACCTCCCGCCCCGGTAGGTCACCCATGACGGAAGACCCCGATCTGCCCACCCCCGCCGCCCGGGCGCGGGTCGCCTCGCTCGTCCTGATCACCGCTCTCACCGCCGGGCCGGGTGCTGCCTCGGTGCCGCCACCTTCCAGCGTGTCCCCCACCCTCCAGGCCCAGGTCGAGGCGCAGCCCTACCGCATCGGGGACTGGGCGGGCTTCCGGCCCCTCGCCGTCACCAGCCTCGACATCCTGATGCTGGGCGAGGCCGGGGAGGCGGATACCGGGGACCTCGACCTCGCGCGGCCGCTGCTCACCGTCGCCGTGTCGGCAAGCCCCTCGCCCGCCGTCGTCGCCCGGGAGGCGTTCGCCCGCCGCGCGCTGGAGTTCGTTCCCTTCGTCTCGGGCATCGTGGCCCAGAGCGCCGGGACCGTCCGCCGGGGCGGGGCCGAGTGGCACGAGACGGTGGGGCGGGCCCGCAGCCCCTCGGACCGGGAGGTGGTCGTGTTCCAGTCGATCCGCTTCGGGGCCCCCGGCACGCCGTATCTGCGGGTGGTGGGCCTCGCCCCGCTGGAGACGCGGGACGACGTGCTGCCGCGCTTCCGCCTGCTGGCCCGCAGCATCACCCCCAGGTAGCGGGAGGACCGGGTGCCCGACCTGTATGCCCGGCGAACGGCGGACGTGATCGGTGCGGGGCAAGCTCGCCCGCGACCCCTGCGCCTGCTGCTCGTGGGCGGCGGGCACGCGAACGTGGCGCTCCTCAAGGCCGCGCGCCGCTGGACCCGCCGGGGCGTCCGGGTCACGCTGGTGAGCGACGCCCGGCACCTCTACGCCTCGGGCATGACCCCGGAGTCCCTCGGCGGCGTCTACTCTGCGGAGGACGTGCGGATCGACCTGCTGCGCTGGTGCCTGGTCAACCACGTCGCGTTCGTCCAGGCGCGGGTGACGGGCCTCGACGTGGTCGCCCGGACCGCCCGCACCAGCCAGGGCGACATCCTTCCCTGCGATCTCGCCGTCTTCGACATCGGTGCCACGAACCCCCTGCGGGACCGGGCGGGGAGCGCGGTGCTCACCAAGCCCCTGCACCACATCGGGCGCCTGAGGGCCTGGCTGGAAGGGGGCTCCTCCTCCGGGCCGCCGCGCTCGCTCGTCGTCGTGGGCGGCGGCCCCGCCGGAACGGAGGTGCTGCTCAACGTCAGCGCCCGCTGGGGGCGCCGGACCGGCCCGGGCGCGCTGGGCCTTACGCTGGTGCATCCCGGAGGCCGCCTGATGCCGCAGTTCGCGCCCGGCCTGGGCCGCCGGGCCGAGCACCTGCTGCGCGGGCGCGGGGTGCGCGTCCTGCTGAACACCCGGGTCGAGCGGGTCGAGGAGGGCGCCGTGGTGCTGGAAGGCGGGGAACGGCTTCCCGGGGACGTGGTGCTGTGGGCCACCGGCACGCGCGGGCAGGCCCTCTTCGGGGAGGCGGGTCTCCCGGTGGACGGGCAGGGGTACGTGCAGGTCGACCGTCGCCTGCGGGTGCTCGGCCAGCCCTGGCTGTTCGCGGCGGGCGACTGCGCGGTCATGGAGGGCCGCCGCCTCGACCGCAGCGGCGTGAACGCCGTGGCGCAGGGGCTGGTCCTGCGCGGCCACTTGGACCGGCTGGTGAACGCCTGGCAGGCGGGGAGGGACCCGGCGGGAGTGTCCCTGTCGCCCTTCCGCCCGTACCCGGTCGCCCCCTACCTCATCTCGACCGGCACCCCCGAGGGGATGCTCGCGCTCGGCCCGCGCGTGGGGCTGCGCGGGCGCCCGCTGCTGTGGTGCAAGCACCTTGCCGACCGCGTCTGGGTCGGGCGTTACCGCTTCCCGGCCTGAAGGCTCTCGGCAACGCAGTCCTGGCGGTGGGGAACTCAGGTGGCGGCTCCAACGCCCCTGGGCGGGCAACGTCCTCGCGCTCGACCACACGCCGGGGCGGGAAGACGCTCGCCCTGACCGTGCCCCTGGGCTCCTGGGCTATCCCGGGGGTGGAGGGGGCCGTTCGGCTCAGCCCTGACCGGCCTTCCCCGCCTCCCGGAAGGACAGAACCTCGTAGGGAAGCTGCGGGGGCAGGTCCGGCGAGGCCTCGCGCCGCCGCGCGTGTTCGGCCTGAGCGAGGACGTGGACGTCCTGACTCACCTTTCCAATCCACAAAGGACCCTCGTAGACGAACCGGGAGCGGTGGCCGTCCGCCCACCGAATCAGGACGTGCCACCGCAGCACCCCCGGGGGAGTCATGGCGCCCGGGGGACCGGGGGTCGGCCCACCTGAACAGGGTCGTTCATCCTCATGTCGCTGAGGCGAGTGTACCCCGACCTCCCGACCTGTCCCACGGAACGGGTCAGGCCCCCTCCTACCGGTTCTGCGGGAAGCCCAGGTCCACCCGGCTGCTCGCGGGGTCGGGCCAGCGCGAGGTGACGACCTTGGAGCGGGTGTAGAACTTGATCCCCTCCGGCCCGTACATGTGGCTGTCCCCGAAAAGGCTCGCCTTCCAGCCGCCGAAGGAGTAGTAAGCCACCGGCACGGGGATGGGCACATTGATGCCCACCATGCCGACCTCGACCTCGAACTGGAATTTCCGGGCCGCCCCGCCGTCCCGGGTGAAGATGGCCGTGCCGTTGCCGTACTGATTCTCGTTGATGAGTTTCAGGCCCTCTTCGTAGCTGCTCGAGCGCACCACACAGAGAACGGGGCCGAAAATCTCGTCCTGGTAGGCGTCCATCTCGGGCGTCACGTGGTCGAGGAGCGACACGCCCAGGAAGAAGCCGTCCCCCTCGAAGGGCTGCTCGCGCCCGTCCACCACCACCGTCGCGCCCTGGCCCCGCGCGCTCTCGATATACCCCGCCACCCGGTCGCGGTGCTCGCGGGTGATCAGGGGGCCCATCTCGTTGCCGGGCTGGTCCCCGGGGCCGACCTTGAGGGCGGGCAGGCGTTCCTGAATGGCCGACACGAGGGCATCACCCACGTCACCAACGGCCACGAGGACGGAGATCGCCATGCACCGCTCGCCCGCCGAGCCGTACGCGGCAGAGACGGCGGCGTCGGCGGCCATGCCCACGTCGGCATCGGGGAGGACGAGCATGTGGTTCTTCGCCCCGCCGAGGGCCTGTACCCGCTTGCCGTGCGCGGTGCCCTTCTGGTAGATGCTCCGCGCGATGGGCGTGCTGCCCACGAAGCTCACGGCGGCGATGCCGGGATGCTCCAGCAGGGCGTCCACCGCCTCCTTGTCGCCGTGGACGACGCTGAACACGCCGTCGGGCAATCCCGCTTCCTTCAACAGTTCCGCCAGGAAGAGGCTCGCGCTGGGGTCCCGCTCGCTGGGCTTGAGGATGAAGGCGTTTCCGCACGCGAGCGCGTTCGCCATCATCCACAGCGGCACCATCGCCGGGAAGTTGAAGGGCGTGATGCCCGCCACGACGCCGAGCGGCTGCTGGATGGAGTACACGTCCACGCCCGTGCTCGCCTGCTCGGAGTAGCCGCCCTTGAGCAGGTTCGGCACTCCGCAGGCGTACTCCACGTTCTCGATGCCTCGCGCGATCTCGCCCAGCGCGTCGGCATGAACTTTGCCGTGCTCACGGGTCAGGATACGGGCAAGTTCGTCGCGGTTGCGGTCCAGCAGGTCGCGGAAGCGGAAGAGGACTTCGGCACGCTTGCCTAGGGGCGCGGCACGCCATGTCTTGGCCGCAGCCGCGGCGATCTCGACAGCCTGATCCACTTCTTCGCGGCTGGCGAGGGGCACTTGGGCCTGTACCTGCCCCGTCGCCGGGTTGTAGACGGGGGCGGTGCGTCCGGAGGTGCCCTCAGCCGGTTTGCCCGAGAGCCAGTGGGTGAGGGTGAGGACGGCGGGCTTTTGGGCGGTGCTGGTCATGGTAGGAACCTCTGGGGCTGGTGCAAACACGGAGGGCTTTGCTGCTGTCCTCTCCCCCTTGAGGGGGGAGGCCGGGTGGGGGGGAGCGGGCCGGGCGTCAGGAGGCCAATGGAAAGGGAGAAGCCCTCTTCTTGGCGGTGAAGCTGGTCACACGCCCCCTCACCCCGGCCCTCTCCCACGAGGGGAGAGGGGGAAAGGCACGTCCTCTTCAGTCTGCCGCCACCGGAGCCCCGATCATCTCGTCCACGAGGGCCAGCGCCTCCTCGTACACGTCGAGCCCGGCGTCCAGCTCCTCCTTCGTGATCACGAGGGGCGGGCAGACCCAGACCATGTTGAAGCGGCTGAAGGCGTAGACGTGCTTGGACTTGAGGTAAGCGGCAAGCTTCGCCATCTCCGGCGAGGTGCCGTTGAAGGGGGCCAGCGGCTCCTTCGTCTTCTTGTCCTTCACGAGTTCCAGCACGCTGAAGAGGCCGATGTACCGCACGTCGCCCACGCAGGCGTACTTGCGTTTCATAGCCTCCAGGCGCTCGCCCAGGTAGGCTCCCAATTCCAGCGTGTGCTCGAAGAGATTTTCCTCCTCGTACACCTTGAGGTTGGCGATGGCGGCGGCCAGGGACACCGGATGGCCGCTGTACGTCAGGCCGCCCGCCAGAAAGTTCTTCTCGAAGTGGTCGGCGATCTTCTGGTTGACGATGACGGCGCCCAGCGGCATGTACCCGCTCGTGAGGCCCTTGGCGCAGGTCACGATGTCGGGCACGATGCCGTAGTGCTGGGTGGCGAGCCACTTGCCGGTGCGCCCGAAGCCGCTCATCACCTCGTCGTCGATCAGGAGGATGCCGTACTTGTCGAGCAGCGCCCGCAACCGGGGGTAGTAGCTGTCGGGCGGGATCAGCAGGCCGTTGCTGCCCGTGATGCCCTCCACCAGCATGGCCGCGATGGTGTGGGGGCCCTCCATTTGAATGACTTCCTCAATGTGGGTGATGCAGCCGTCCTCCCACTCCTCGGCGCTGCCGCCCATCGGCGGGCGGTACATGTAGGGGTCGAACACCCGCACGATCCCGGGAATGCCCGGCTCCACCGGCCAGCGCCGGGGATCGCCCGAGGCGCTCATGGAGCCCATCGTCGCCCCGTGGTAGGAGCGGTAACGGGTGATGATCTTGTCGCGCCCGGTGTAGAGCTTCGCCATCTTGATGGCGTTCTCATTGGCCTCGGAGCCGCCCAGGGTGAAGAAGCTCTTGGCGAGGCCAGTCACTTCCGCGAGCTTCTTGCCCAGCTCCGCGCGCACATCGGTAGCGAAGGACGGCCCGGCGAAGCACATCTGGTCCACCTGATCCTTGATGGCCTGCAAAACCTTCGGATGCTGGTGCCCCACGTTGATGTTGATGAGCTGCGAGGAGAAGTCGAGCCAGGTGTTGCCGTCGCCGTCGTAGAAGTGGCTGCCCTTCCCGCCCGTCATATGGATGGGGTTGGCCTGCCCCTGCACGCTCCACGAGAAGAGGGTGTATTCGCGGTTCTCGGCGATGACCTGTTGGGTGTCGGGTCTGGGTTCCGGCATGGGGTGCCTCCTGGCGGAGAAGGGAAAGAGGGACAACTTGATCGTAGGTTCCGCGCGTGAGGCTGCCAAGAGACAGAGTGTCTAACGCTCCGTGGGCATCGGCACCGCCTCGGCCACCTCGCTGCGGCTGAGTTCCAGGGCGAGGTGGAGGCCGAGTTGTCGCCGGGGTGAGTCGAGGTCGCCGAGCATCGCCCGCAACTGCTCCAGGCGGTAGTACACGGTCTGACGGCGCACGCCAAGTCGCCTCGCCGACTCCGCCATATTGAAGTTCGTCTCCAGCAGGGCGGCCAGGGTGCCGATCAGGGTGACTCGCGCCCGGGTCGGAAGGACGAGGAGTGGCCCGAGTTGCGCCTCCAAAAAGGCCCGGCTGCGCCCCGTCTCGGCCAGGGCGTCGAGAAGGGGCGCGAGGCTGGGCTCCCCGTGTTCGGCAGGTTGCCGGAGGATGCGCGCGTGGGCCGCCCGGGTGAGCTGGGCGAAGTTGACCTCCTGCCGGAAGACGAGGAGCGGGAAGTCGTAGAGCCGGGCGGCCCCCAGCACGGCGGGCGGCGGCTCCCGCACCTCCCGCACGAGTTCGAGGGCCAGCCCGCTCGCCCCTCGCTCGGCCAGCGAGCGGATGTAGGCGTGGCTCGCCTCCTCCGCTGCATTGACCAGGGGAGCGCCGACCGACAGCAGCAGCTCACCGCCGCTGAGGAACCGGGCGGCGTCTGGGATTTCCGAGACATGCACCCAGGTCACCGGTTCCCCCAGCCGGGCGTGACCACTCAGCACCTCCGCGCCCGTGAAGGCCGGGAGGGTCAGGAGTTCGCGCAGGGTGGGGAGCATGGAAACTTACCCCTCGTTCTCGGCGTGCCAGTCGTAGGTATAGGGCAACAGCTCGCGGATGCCGACGCGCCGCACCTGCCCGCCGTCGGGGACGAGGACATCGATGTTCGGGTGGTAGTCGAACAGAATTTGCCTGCACCGTCCACAGGGAGCCAGGACACCGCGGTCACGGTTGCCCACCGCGACGATCAACTCCAACGGGGCAGCCTGTCGCGCGACGGCAACAGCCAGAGCCACCGGCTCGGCACAGGGACCGCCCGTGAAGTGGTACAGGTTGATCCCCTCGAACAACCGACCTTCAGCGTCGCGGACTATCGCGGCGACCGTATGGTTCTCGTCGGCGGGGAGGGAGGCAATGAGGGCCTTTCCCCTTTCCACCAGGGCTTGATCAGCGGCAGAGATCATCTTCGTTCCAGTATCTCAGCCCTTGCCCAATTCTGCGGCTTGTCCCCGGCACAACCCAACTCACCCTGGAGCATGGGTCAGGAGGCCGTGGCGGCGAGCGG encodes:
- a CDS encoding glycosyltransferase family 2 protein is translated as MTVSRRPAAPLGIHASKSAGARPTVSVVVPAMNEADNLPHVLPAIPAWVDEVILVDGHSTDGTVAVAYGLLPGIRVIPQPGRGKGNALRAGFAAATGDIVVMIDADGSTDPGEIGTFVRHLRAGADFVKGSRFLQGAGTDDISRIRGLGNACITWAVRTLFGGRYSDLCYGYNAFWRSVLPELDLDSDGFEIETLMGIRALRAGLRVVEVHSFEHPRLYGTSNLHAARDGWRIFKVILRERFFRRAPRRAPARSAHAQ
- a CDS encoding deoxyguanosinetriphosphate triphosphohydrolase family protein → MLAAIYDWFNAHDTERRYLSEATGAEGDRRDPYERDRARVIHSSAFRRLQGKSQIFAAGWSGFLRTRVTHAMEVAQIARAIATNHGLPGGLAEAAALAHDLGHPPFGHNGEDALHACMRPYGGFEGNAQTYRILTRLEPLTTRHPGVNVTRATLLGVLKYPGGRGGVPAMYEDDARLDGGWLYGGELGGEDPLPRSVICQIMDWADDIAYSLHDLEDGIRSGLLSHHALVTGEAVSRVTERARRAHPELDEDFVGSVLRVLHARLDDGTSIAPATARVREVEAAYVNRFVTATNIETHGTPRSAFDFTLALPSEVRLECAVLKAITQELILRDQRTGVYARQATGTITDLFGLLLETAMGDLDDVRAAVLPREVRESLRQSPSERARARIVCDFIADMTDAQASQYHQRLFGAPQSSPFAPL
- a CDS encoding alpha/beta hydrolase family protein gives rise to the protein MSVLSWRSCLLALSSLLALGGGAPAQTASPTSTSPAYPGAPRPDAPELSARGPHAVGVRTLSLVRRDVPDIARAAAMSPAPNPLPRYDRPLTVEVWYPATLAAGQAQATEYRDALGSGPGDPKRPVVPFTFPGRAARDAAPAAQGGPYPLVIFSHGYPGSRYLMSRLAENLASKGYVVASIDHTDSTHADKAAFASTLLNRAPDDQAVLDGVAALASAGSGFLRGLVDANNTALVGYSMGGYGALNFAGAGFAPQVLGFVPGGALASRGVGAYRVDPRLKAVVAFAPWGGDAAVRSAGINNAARFGFWDAAGLGGLRVPTLFIVGDHDDVSGYEGGVKALFENAVNADRHLLVYQNARHNVAPNPPPAASLGKPEEYAHYAEPVWDMERLNDLNAHFVTAFLNLRLKGDAGAAAYLDGTSWKGFPARSALGIELRHLPPR
- a CDS encoding NAD(P)/FAD-dependent oxidoreductase; this encodes MPDLYARRTADVIGAGQARPRPLRLLLVGGGHANVALLKAARRWTRRGVRVTLVSDARHLYASGMTPESLGGVYSAEDVRIDLLRWCLVNHVAFVQARVTGLDVVARTARTSQGDILPCDLAVFDIGATNPLRDRAGSAVLTKPLHHIGRLRAWLEGGSSSGPPRSLVVVGGGPAGTEVLLNVSARWGRRTGPGALGLTLVHPGGRLMPQFAPGLGRRAEHLLRGRGVRVLLNTRVERVEEGAVVLEGGERLPGDVVLWATGTRGQALFGEAGLPVDGQGYVQVDRRLRVLGQPWLFAAGDCAVMEGRRLDRSGVNAVAQGLVLRGHLDRLVNAWQAGRDPAGVSLSPFRPYPVAPYLISTGTPEGMLALGPRVGLRGRPLLWCKHLADRVWVGRYRFPA
- a CDS encoding CoA-acylating methylmalonate-semialdehyde dehydrogenase, whose product is MTSTAQKPAVLTLTHWLSGKPAEGTSGRTAPVYNPATGQVQAQVPLASREEVDQAVEIAAAAAKTWRAAPLGKRAEVLFRFRDLLDRNRDELARILTREHGKVHADALGEIARGIENVEYACGVPNLLKGGYSEQASTGVDVYSIQQPLGVVAGITPFNFPAMVPLWMMANALACGNAFILKPSERDPSASLFLAELLKEAGLPDGVFSVVHGDKEAVDALLEHPGIAAVSFVGSTPIARSIYQKGTAHGKRVQALGGAKNHMLVLPDADVGMAADAAVSAAYGSAGERCMAISVLVAVGDVGDALVSAIQERLPALKVGPGDQPGNEMGPLITREHRDRVAGYIESARGQGATVVVDGREQPFEGDGFFLGVSLLDHVTPEMDAYQDEIFGPVLCVVRSSSYEEGLKLINENQYGNGTAIFTRDGGAARKFQFEVEVGMVGINVPIPVPVAYYSFGGWKASLFGDSHMYGPEGIKFYTRSKVVTSRWPDPASSRVDLGFPQNR
- a CDS encoding aminotransferase class III-fold pyridoxal phosphate-dependent enzyme, whose amino-acid sequence is MPEPRPDTQQVIAENREYTLFSWSVQGQANPIHMTGGKGSHFYDGDGNTWLDFSSQLININVGHQHPKVLQAIKDQVDQMCFAGPSFATDVRAELGKKLAEVTGLAKSFFTLGGSEANENAIKMAKLYTGRDKIITRYRSYHGATMGSMSASGDPRRWPVEPGIPGIVRVFDPYMYRPPMGGSAEEWEDGCITHIEEVIQMEGPHTIAAMLVEGITGSNGLLIPPDSYYPRLRALLDKYGILLIDDEVMSGFGRTGKWLATQHYGIVPDIVTCAKGLTSGYMPLGAVIVNQKIADHFEKNFLAGGLTYSGHPVSLAAAIANLKVYEEENLFEHTLELGAYLGERLEAMKRKYACVGDVRYIGLFSVLELVKDKKTKEPLAPFNGTSPEMAKLAAYLKSKHVYAFSRFNMVWVCPPLVITKEELDAGLDVYEEALALVDEMIGAPVAAD
- a CDS encoding PucR family transcriptional regulator: MLPTLRELLTLPAFTGAEVLSGHARLGEPVTWVHVSEIPDAARFLSGGELLLSVGAPLVNAAEEASHAYIRSLAERGASGLALELVREVREPPPAVLGAARLYDFPLLVFRQEVNFAQLTRAAHARILRQPAEHGEPSLAPLLDALAETGRSRAFLEAQLGPLLVLPTRARVTLIGTLAALLETNFNMAESARRLGVRRQTVYYRLEQLRAMLGDLDSPRRQLGLHLALELSRSEVAEAVPMPTER
- a CDS encoding cytidine/deoxycytidylate deaminase family protein — protein: MISAADQALVERGKALIASLPADENHTVAAIVRDAEGRLFEGINLYHFTGGPCAEPVALAVAVARQAAPLELIVAVGNRDRGVLAPCGRCRQILFDYHPNIDVLVPDGGQVRRVGIRELLPYTYDWHAENEG